In Phocoena sinus isolate mPhoSin1 chromosome X, mPhoSin1.pri, whole genome shotgun sequence, a genomic segment contains:
- the PDHA1 gene encoding pyruvate dehydrogenase E1 component subunit alpha, somatic form, mitochondrial isoform X3: MMQTVRRMELKADQLYKQKIIRGFCHLCDGQEACCVGLEAGINPTDHLITAYRAHGFTFTRGLSVRAILAELTGRRGGCAKGKGGSMHMYAKNFYGGNGIVGAQVPLGAGIALACKYNGKDEICLTLYGDGAANQGQIFEAYNMAALWKLPCIFICENNRYGMGTSVERAAASTDYYKRGDFIPGLRVDGMDILCVREATRFAAAYCRSGKGPILMELQTYRYHGHSMSDPGVSYRTREEIQEVRSKSDPIMLLKDRMVNSNLASVEELKEIDVDVRKEIEDAAQFATADPEPPLEELGYHIYCSDPPFEVRGANQWIKFKSIS, from the exons ATGATGCAGACTGTTCGTCGAATGGAGTTAAAAGCAGATCAGctatacaaacagaaaattattcGTGGTTTCTGTCACTTGTGTGACGGTCAG GAAGCTTGTTGTGTGGGCCTGGAGGCCGGCATAAACCCCACAGACCATCTGATCACAGCATATCGGGCTCACGGCTTTACGTTTACTCGTGGGCTTTCTGTCCGAGCAATTCTCGCAGAGCTTACAG GACGAAGAGGAGGTTGTGCTAAAGGAAAAGGAGGATCGATGCATATGTACGCCAAGAACTTCTACGGGGGCAATGGCATCGTGGGAGCTCAG GTGCCCCTGGGAGCTGGGATTGCTCTGGCCTGTAAGTATAACGGGAAAGATGAAATCTGTTTGACTTTGTATGGTGATGGCGCTGCTAATCAG GGTCAGATATTCGAAGCTTACAATATGGCGGCTTTGTGGAAATTGCCTTGTATTTTCATCTGTGAGAATAACCGCTATGGGATGGGAACATCTGTGGAGAGAGCAGCAGCCAGCACTGATTACTACAAGAGAGGCGACTTCATTCCTGGGCTGAGG GTAGACGGAATGGATATCCTGTGTGTCCGGGAGGCCACAAGGTTTGCAGCTGCCTATTGTAGATCTGGAAAG GGGCCCATACTGATGGAGCTGCAGACTTACCGTTACCATGGGCACAGCATGAGTGATCCTGGAGTCAG TTACCGTACACGAGAAGAAATTCAGGAAGTTAGAAGTAAGAGCGACCCTATCATGCTTCTCAAGGATAGGATGGTGAACAGCAATCTGGCCAGTGTTGAAGAACTAAAG GAAATTGATGTTGACgtgagaaaagaaattgaggatGCTGCCCAGTTTGCTACAGCTGACCCTGAACCACCTTTGGAAGAACTCGGCTATCACATCTACTGCAGCGATCCGCCTTTTGAAGTCCGGGGTGCAAACCAGTGGATCAAGTTTAAGTCCATCAGTTAA
- the PDHA1 gene encoding pyruvate dehydrogenase E1 component subunit alpha, somatic form, mitochondrial isoform X1, translated as MRKMLAAVSRVLSGVAQKPASRVLVASRNFANDATFEIKKCDLHRLEEGPPVTTVLTREDGLKYYRMMQTVRRMELKADQLYKQKIIRGFCHLCDGQEACCVGLEAGINPTDHLITAYRAHGFTFTRGLSVRAILAELTGRRGGCAKGKGGSMHMYAKNFYGGNGIVGAQVPLGAGIALACKYNGKDEICLTLYGDGAANQGQIFEAYNMAALWKLPCIFICENNRYGMGTSVERAAASTDYYKRGDFIPGLRVDGMDILCVREATRFAAAYCRSGKGPILMELQTYRYHGHSMSDPGVSYRTREEIQEVRSKSDPIMLLKDRMVNSNLASVEELKEIDVDVRKEIEDAAQFATADPEPPLEELGYHIYCSDPPFEVRGANQWIKFKSIS; from the exons ATGAGGAAGATGCTCGCCGCCGTCTCCCGCGTGTTGTCGGGCGTCGCCCAGAAGCCG gCAAGCAGAGTGCTGGTGGCATCCCGTaattttgcaaatgatgctacatTTGAAATTAAG AAATGTGATCTTCACCGGCTGGAAGAGGGCCCTCCTGTCACTACGGTGCTCACCAGGGAGGATGGGCTCAAATACTACAGGATGATGCAGACTGTTCGTCGAATGGAGTTAAAAGCAGATCAGctatacaaacagaaaattattcGTGGTTTCTGTCACTTGTGTGACGGTCAG GAAGCTTGTTGTGTGGGCCTGGAGGCCGGCATAAACCCCACAGACCATCTGATCACAGCATATCGGGCTCACGGCTTTACGTTTACTCGTGGGCTTTCTGTCCGAGCAATTCTCGCAGAGCTTACAG GACGAAGAGGAGGTTGTGCTAAAGGAAAAGGAGGATCGATGCATATGTACGCCAAGAACTTCTACGGGGGCAATGGCATCGTGGGAGCTCAG GTGCCCCTGGGAGCTGGGATTGCTCTGGCCTGTAAGTATAACGGGAAAGATGAAATCTGTTTGACTTTGTATGGTGATGGCGCTGCTAATCAG GGTCAGATATTCGAAGCTTACAATATGGCGGCTTTGTGGAAATTGCCTTGTATTTTCATCTGTGAGAATAACCGCTATGGGATGGGAACATCTGTGGAGAGAGCAGCAGCCAGCACTGATTACTACAAGAGAGGCGACTTCATTCCTGGGCTGAGG GTAGACGGAATGGATATCCTGTGTGTCCGGGAGGCCACAAGGTTTGCAGCTGCCTATTGTAGATCTGGAAAG GGGCCCATACTGATGGAGCTGCAGACTTACCGTTACCATGGGCACAGCATGAGTGATCCTGGAGTCAG TTACCGTACACGAGAAGAAATTCAGGAAGTTAGAAGTAAGAGCGACCCTATCATGCTTCTCAAGGATAGGATGGTGAACAGCAATCTGGCCAGTGTTGAAGAACTAAAG GAAATTGATGTTGACgtgagaaaagaaattgaggatGCTGCCCAGTTTGCTACAGCTGACCCTGAACCACCTTTGGAAGAACTCGGCTATCACATCTACTGCAGCGATCCGCCTTTTGAAGTCCGGGGTGCAAACCAGTGGATCAAGTTTAAGTCCATCAGTTAA
- the PDHA1 gene encoding pyruvate dehydrogenase E1 component subunit alpha, somatic form, mitochondrial isoform X2, whose amino-acid sequence MRKMLAAVSRVLSGVAQKPVRVLVASRNFANDATFEIKKCDLHRLEEGPPVTTVLTREDGLKYYRMMQTVRRMELKADQLYKQKIIRGFCHLCDGQEACCVGLEAGINPTDHLITAYRAHGFTFTRGLSVRAILAELTGRRGGCAKGKGGSMHMYAKNFYGGNGIVGAQVPLGAGIALACKYNGKDEICLTLYGDGAANQGQIFEAYNMAALWKLPCIFICENNRYGMGTSVERAAASTDYYKRGDFIPGLRVDGMDILCVREATRFAAAYCRSGKGPILMELQTYRYHGHSMSDPGVSYRTREEIQEVRSKSDPIMLLKDRMVNSNLASVEELKEIDVDVRKEIEDAAQFATADPEPPLEELGYHIYCSDPPFEVRGANQWIKFKSIS is encoded by the exons ATGAGGAAGATGCTCGCCGCCGTCTCCCGCGTGTTGTCGGGCGTCGCCCAGAAGCCGGTGAG AGTGCTGGTGGCATCCCGTaattttgcaaatgatgctacatTTGAAATTAAG AAATGTGATCTTCACCGGCTGGAAGAGGGCCCTCCTGTCACTACGGTGCTCACCAGGGAGGATGGGCTCAAATACTACAGGATGATGCAGACTGTTCGTCGAATGGAGTTAAAAGCAGATCAGctatacaaacagaaaattattcGTGGTTTCTGTCACTTGTGTGACGGTCAG GAAGCTTGTTGTGTGGGCCTGGAGGCCGGCATAAACCCCACAGACCATCTGATCACAGCATATCGGGCTCACGGCTTTACGTTTACTCGTGGGCTTTCTGTCCGAGCAATTCTCGCAGAGCTTACAG GACGAAGAGGAGGTTGTGCTAAAGGAAAAGGAGGATCGATGCATATGTACGCCAAGAACTTCTACGGGGGCAATGGCATCGTGGGAGCTCAG GTGCCCCTGGGAGCTGGGATTGCTCTGGCCTGTAAGTATAACGGGAAAGATGAAATCTGTTTGACTTTGTATGGTGATGGCGCTGCTAATCAG GGTCAGATATTCGAAGCTTACAATATGGCGGCTTTGTGGAAATTGCCTTGTATTTTCATCTGTGAGAATAACCGCTATGGGATGGGAACATCTGTGGAGAGAGCAGCAGCCAGCACTGATTACTACAAGAGAGGCGACTTCATTCCTGGGCTGAGG GTAGACGGAATGGATATCCTGTGTGTCCGGGAGGCCACAAGGTTTGCAGCTGCCTATTGTAGATCTGGAAAG GGGCCCATACTGATGGAGCTGCAGACTTACCGTTACCATGGGCACAGCATGAGTGATCCTGGAGTCAG TTACCGTACACGAGAAGAAATTCAGGAAGTTAGAAGTAAGAGCGACCCTATCATGCTTCTCAAGGATAGGATGGTGAACAGCAATCTGGCCAGTGTTGAAGAACTAAAG GAAATTGATGTTGACgtgagaaaagaaattgaggatGCTGCCCAGTTTGCTACAGCTGACCCTGAACCACCTTTGGAAGAACTCGGCTATCACATCTACTGCAGCGATCCGCCTTTTGAAGTCCGGGGTGCAAACCAGTGGATCAAGTTTAAGTCCATCAGTTAA